A genomic segment from Sciurus carolinensis chromosome 1, mSciCar1.2, whole genome shotgun sequence encodes:
- the LOC124993821 gene encoding putative neuroblastoma breakpoint family member 5 produces MWFTLDVASPGCDGTAKNIMAVPVSSSPNVGEEMDLEEVILELHSQLQQSKQAFQDLREKFLICKSTTYSLAKQLQKYQCNKDNDLIVSVLGEKMQSHDGELAERLTVEEQLRESNIIDHQTQELSELRNRVRHGKNVSLLIREHLWELLTLHSSDSHKLQ; encoded by the exons ATGTGGTTTACTCTGGATGTGGCAA GCCCTGGCTGTGACGGTACTGCTAAAAACATCATGGCAGTACCTGTCAGTTCTTCTCCTAATGTAGGGGAAGAAATGGATCTTGAAGAAGTCATCCTGGAATTGCATTCTCAGTTACAACAGAGCAAGCAGGCTTTCCAGGACCTCagagaaaaatttctcatttgtaaatcTACGACCTACTCCCTGGCAAAGCAGCTCCAGAAGTATC AATGCAACAAGGACAACGACCTAATTGTTTCCGTGTTGGGGGAGAAGATGCAGTCCCATGACGGGGAACTGGCCGAGAGACTGACGGTAGAAGAGCAGCTAAG GGAATCCAATATCATCGACCATCAAACCCAGGAGCTGTCTGAACTGAGGAATAGAGTACGTCATGGGAAAAATGTTTCATTACTTATCAGAGAGCATCTGTGGGAACTCCTCACTCTGCACAGTTCTGACAGCCACAAATTGCAGTGA